The genome window gagtttaaaatgttgCCCACCAAGTAGTGGAAACGTTCTGAAGTTTGCTCTCCCGCAGTGTTTGAAGAATGAAAAAGCACATTATTTGTGCTTTGAAGTTATTCTCCCCTTTCGCAGTCCCTCCCTCATAAATATGTATCCGTTTGCCACCAGGAGAGATGCGGCAATTTGGTGCTTTGTGTCTAAATATCGTGACACTTTCCAAGGCATGATGagtttctcattctctctgaaATGAATTCAGGAAGTTTTTATCTATGAGCTTTGCAGTATTTTTAATGAATTATTGCTGGAGTCTTtgtctgcattttaaatgttgtgtcTCGATAAACAATTCCCGTTtatcgttttcttttttcttccagaACCCAAACTTGATGAAGGAGCCAAGTAAACtgttgttcatgttgtatgtctCCTACACGTCACCAATATGTTGTATTTAATAAAAAGATGATGGCTTGAACCACAATATGCTGCTTGGTGGTTGATTTTAATTTCCAACTAAAACTGTACACATTTCCGAATACTTATCCACAAGCTTTATAAATGTCACATCTACATAATTCTCACCCTGCTAATGAAGTGAATGGCCTAGCTCCTCCGAGCCACCAGGGGGCCCCAAAGCTGCGTGTTCAGCCTCTTCTTAggataattaaaatgtttttatttattacaccCCTTATATGCGTAAAATAAACggatataaatacaataaactGCAATGCCGGGCTGTGGCTGGTGTTTTTGTGGCAGCATTCGGTTGCACCGTCACGGAGCGGCCCGCCGACAGGTATGATGGGAaggaaactttatttaaacttgttttcacaACAAATCCAGGGACTCAGTGGTCTCAGCTTTTAACGGTCTTTTTATGACACATTCATGTCTGAGCGTGTGAATTAATCCCATTTCATTCCCCAGCAGAACCGCACAGGGACACAAAACGAGTCATCGTTCGAGCGTTCCCATCAGAGGCTCCATAGCGGCGAGGAAGGAGGCGTCAAACTCCCGGTCTGAGAAACGAGCCACGGACTGGCGAGCGTCGCGTCTGATCTGCAGCCGGACGCCGACGGGAAGCGACAGGATCCTGTCTATGGTTTCCGCATAACTGTCCTCGTCTTCCGCCAGGAAACCCGTCTGGCCTCCTTCGAAAGGGACAACGATGTCCAGCTTGGGTCCACCGGACTTGTGGGCCAGGATGACCTTCCCCGCTGCCATGCACTCCACGACGCCTGGGGGGAGACGAGCACACGTACAGATGCATTTCCACTGTGATAAAACGGCCATTTTTAAATTAGAACGTCCGAGCGTGACCTCGGACAAATGTCGTTACCGATTCCGAAGTGCTCGTTCCACATGGTGTGCAGTCCGATGGTGGCGTCCCCCATTTCTCTCTTCAGCTCCTCGAAGGACACGTTGAGTTTAAACTCGACTCGGTCGGCCACGCCCAGCTCCTGGCACAGCCCCCTTAACATGAGGACCCGATCCTCATCTTGTTGGTTCCTGCACCCGCCAATCAGAACCAGTCTCAGTGCCTCCTCGCCCCCGGCCCCCTCCCTTCTGTCCAGCGCCTTCTTGAACGCTCTGATTTGGAGCCGATGGTCCTTCTCCGGCCTGAACTGCCCGATGGAAACGATCGAGTGGCACTTCTTGTCGCCGTCCTCCTCCAAGGGGATGTCCAGAAACGCGCCGACGTCACACGGTGGGTAGACCACGCCGGTGCGGCCGGGGGCCCGCCACAGCGACAGGATGTGGTCGAGGGTCCAGGAGGAGTTGACCATGATGAGGTCGCTGCAGGAACCGGCCATGCCGTAGAGCAGGGCGAACAGGCAGTAGTAAACCACCTTGAAGGCGCTCAGGAACAGGCTGTTGGAGACGAAGTCCGGGTTGTTGAACCTGGAGAAGCAGCTTGAATTGAGAATCCTGCGATCCCGCCGACTCACCAATAGACTCTGGAAGCGATAAAGAAGGATTACCTGGGGTTCCTCTCCCTCACGACAGACAGCATGTCGGTGCTGATGGTCGGGTAGTGGACGTAACTTCCCACGCCGCAGCCTCCCAAGTAGCGGAACAGGGGCAGAGTGAAGGCGTAGCCCATGGAGTCGATGTAAAGGTCCGGGACAAATTCGGTCAGCGCCTCCCATCCCAGGAAGATGGAGCCCATGCTCTGCCCCAGCAGGGTGAAGTGAGGGAACAGGCTCGGTTCCACAAGCAGCCGGTGCCTCAGGAACACGAATCGAATCGGCCGCGGGAACACGATGTTGAAACGACGTCTTGCGCCATCCAGGATTTGCTGCCCTGTGACCCCCTGGTCTCCCGTGTACACGACAAAATGCGTGTCCACGTACCTGCGACCAGATTATTGTTTTAACGTATTCCAGATTAATCATTCCCAATCTATTCAGTTTAGCATAAGCCCCCAGCCTTTACCTGTTCTGCAGCGCTCTAATGGCGCACCAGAGCACCCGCTCTCCGCCGCCGCCAGCGTTGCAGTAGGGATGGAAGAAGGCCACCGCGGGACGGCCGTCCCGCGCCCGCCGAGCgttcctgctgctctgaagCCAGAGACGCACGGCGAGCACCAGCAGGACCAGGACGGCGAGCAGCAGCGCGCACAGAAACAGaaggggcagcagcagcttccacaGCAGCCTGAGACGCAACACAGGAAGTTCTATTTCACGACATGCAAGCgagaaggtcacaggtcacaGAGTTTTCATGTTCTTGTCCGTGTCTCAACCTTGATTTGGTGCAGtgttcaggaaaatgaatgaaagttcaAAGAATTAAAGAAAGTAACCCACAAATCATAAACCTAAGGCAGTCAACGAAGTCTGCTCTTTTAATTTGACTATTTATGTACGTTATATGTGATATTGTTGAACTGCTAGGAGGACTATTGGAATATTATTCGCATATTGTGAATTATAAAGTTACTACTTTTGTACATAATGCATCATCAACTTCAGCGTAAACTcagattaatattaatattaccGATAGCAACATTTTATACAATTTATAATTGGACGAAAGACTAAGCGGAGAACTACAAAAACAAGAATTGCATAAATTATATCAGTAATTTCAGTAATAAAGCTCGTTCTTCATCGTCCTACAAAAACATGAATTCATTGTTACGATGTAAGAGCACAAATAACGCAGGAGCTGAaggctagctagctaactagccTGAAATGTGAACTAATATTACGAATAATAACAAGCCAATTTACGTCTAGAGATGCCGCTAAAACGCAATGAAAGGGCAAAAGTCGCCCATGATTTCACGTTATcgtaattatttttgtctaatATATATTCATTCTGTAAACGAAATACAGTTTACCTtgttagttcacacaaacagagGACCAGCTGATCGTGGCCCGACATTTTGACAACTGATATTTACGACACGTTCAATCttcttcctccgtcttcctaCTACCGGTGTATTTGTCTATCGCCACCTGCCGACGAGGAGGTATTGCTACatcttcctccgtcttcctaCTACCGGTGTATTTGTCTATCGCCACCTGCCGACGAGGAGGTATTGCTACatcttcctccgtcttcctaCTACCGGTGTATTTGTCTATCGCCATCTGTCGGCGAGGAGGTATTACTTGCCCAACACTGGACGCAAGACACTCTAA of Brachionichthys hirsutus isolate HB-005 chromosome 24, CSIRO-AGI_Bhir_v1, whole genome shotgun sequence contains these proteins:
- the alg11 gene encoding GDP-Man:Man(3)GlcNAc(2)-PP-Dol alpha-1,2-mannosyltransferase isoform X1, translated to MSGHDQLVLCLCELTRLLWKLLLPLLFLCALLLAVLVLLVLAVRLWLQSSRNARRARDGRPAVAFFHPYCNAGGGGERVLWCAIRALQNRYVDTHFVVYTGDQGVTGQQILDGARRRFNIVFPRPIRFVFLRHRLLVEPSLFPHFTLLGQSMGSIFLGWEALTEFVPDLYIDSMGYAFTLPLFRYLGGCGVGSYVHYPTISTDMLSVVRERNPRFNNPDFVSNSLFLSAFKVVYYCLFALLYGMAGSCSDLIMVNSSWTLDHILSLWRAPGRTGVVYPPCDVGAFLDIPLEEDGDKKCHSIVSIGQFRPEKDHRLQIRAFKKALDRREGAGGEEALRLVLIGGCRNQQDEDRVLMLRGLCQELGVADRVEFKLNVSFEELKREMGDATIGLHTMWNEHFGIGVVECMAAGKVILAHKSGGPKLDIVVPFEGGQTGFLAEDEDSYAETIDRILSLPVGVRLQIRRDARQSVARFSDREFDASFLAAMEPLMGTLER
- the alg11 gene encoding GDP-Man:Man(3)GlcNAc(2)-PP-Dol alpha-1,2-mannosyltransferase isoform X2; translation: MSGHDQLVLCLCELTSWLQSSRNARRARDGRPAVAFFHPYCNAGGGGERVLWCAIRALQNRYVDTHFVVYTGDQGVTGQQILDGARRRFNIVFPRPIRFVFLRHRLLVEPSLFPHFTLLGQSMGSIFLGWEALTEFVPDLYIDSMGYAFTLPLFRYLGGCGVGSYVHYPTISTDMLSVVRERNPRFNNPDFVSNSLFLSAFKVVYYCLFALLYGMAGSCSDLIMVNSSWTLDHILSLWRAPGRTGVVYPPCDVGAFLDIPLEEDGDKKCHSIVSIGQFRPEKDHRLQIRAFKKALDRREGAGGEEALRLVLIGGCRNQQDEDRVLMLRGLCQELGVADRVEFKLNVSFEELKREMGDATIGLHTMWNEHFGIGVVECMAAGKVILAHKSGGPKLDIVVPFEGGQTGFLAEDEDSYAETIDRILSLPVGVRLQIRRDARQSVARFSDREFDASFLAAMEPLMGTLER